A stretch of DNA from Sulfurimonas sp.:
AATTATATGACCGATTAATATGTGTGATTCTTGTATACGTGGTGTTGAATCTGATGGAACTACTAAAGCAATATCAGCTTTCTTAGCCATCTCACCACCATCTTTTCCAACAAGTGCCACAGTTAAAATATTTTTCTTTTTTGCAACATCGAAAGCATTTAATATATTTACAGAATTTCCTGAAGTTGATATACCTATAAATATATCTCCACTCTGTCCCATTCCTTCTAATTGTCTAGAGAATACTTTATCATAACCGTAGTCATTTCCAATAGCAGTAAGGTTTGATGTATCTGTGGTTAATGCTAGAGATGGAATAGATGGTCTATCAAAACCATATCTTCCAACTAGTTCAGCAGCAATGTGTTGTGCATCTGCAGCACTTCCACCATTTCCTGCTAGTATTGTTTTTTTATCAGTTTTATAAAGATCCACACACTTTTGTGAGACTTCTACAATTTTATCTAATAATTCATCATTTTCATAAATTTTTTGTTTTGTTTGATATGATAACTTTATTTGTTCTTTAACATAATTTTTCATAAATATACCCGTTTAAAATATATAAAATAATAGCATAATTAACATTAGGAAAGATATATATTACATATAAATTAAAAAGAAGATTTAATAGAATAGAAATAAGTAAAAAAATTGATTAGATTGTTAAAAAAGAAACTGATCAACTAGGCGGCGACCTACATTCCCAATCCTGAAAGGACAAGTATTATCAGCGATGAGAGGCTTAGCTTCTGGGTTCGGAATGGGGCCAGGCGTTTCCCTCTCTCTGTTACCACCTAGACAATCAAGTGTAAATTCATCAGTATGAACTTACACTTGACTGTGTTAGTTTAGAGTGAAGATATAATTGTTTGTATGTTCTATGCCATTTCGAAGCATAGAATAAAAGTCAACATAAATAACTTAATAAGTTATCTTATTTAGTAATACACTAAACAAGGTAGTGAAGCATTTATAAAAAAAGACAAACGTACTATTAGTACTGGTCAGCTAAACACGTTACCGTGCGTACACACCCAGCCTATCAAGCTTGTAGTCTTCAAGCGTACTTCAGGGAACGTTCATCTTGGAGTTGGCTTCCCGCTTAGATGCTTTCAGCGGTTATCACATCCGTACGTAGCTACCCAGCTATGCCCTTGGCAGGACAACTGGTGCACCAGTGGTACGTTCAACCCGGTCCTCTCGTACTAGGGTCAAATCTCCTCAACGTTCCTACGCCCACGGAAGATAGGG
This window harbors:
- a CDS encoding SIS domain-containing protein, yielding MKNYVKEQIKLSYQTKQKIYENDELLDKIVEVSQKCVDLYKTDKKTILAGNGGSAADAQHIAAELVGRYGFDRPSIPSLALTTDTSNLTAIGNDYGYDKVFSRQLEGMGQSGDIFIGISTSGNSVNILNAFDVAKKKNILTVALVGKDGGEMAKKADIALVVPSDSTPRIQESHILIGHIICDIIEKEIFGDGVN